CAAGGAATATCAAAACAAGCAGCTTCCTCATAATCGTTCACCTCACTTCTCGCCACGTTTCATAACAACGCGCCCCTCTTCAATAAACCGTATGGTTCTTTTACGGGGCAACACCTTCGCCTCAAGGATCAGATTGTCTCCAGGAGCAATTTCGAGGGTCTGCTCGGGTTTTTCAAGGCGATAAGATGACGGAATATTTATATCGTAAATTTTCAAAACCCACTTTCCTGGACGCAACCCTTCAAAAAGGAACCGTCCCCAACTATCAGTAAGCCTACGATGCACTTCGTCTCCATTGGCCATTTCTACGAGAACGCTTTGCAATCCGCCAGCTTCTAATGTTCCATCCTGTTTCAATGTATCACCCACGACGTATCCTTTTTCTCCCTCTATGGACGATACCGACTCTTTTCCCGAATCCGGATCTACGAGAACCACCATGCCATTAAGGGATGCGCCGTCAGTAATGCCAATGTCCATGGAGGTTATTTCGCCGTATCCGGCAATTTCTACAGTAATAGGAACCCGCTGATCAGGAACCCGGTTCCCTACGGAAGCCCGATCAACTTCCAGCAAATATGTTCCAGGGAGCAAGGCAGGGAAAAGGAACATGCCTTTTTCATCTGTAACGGATGTCTCCCCCTCAAGCTTCAGAACCACCTGAGAAATTCCCCTTTTCTCTCCATCTACCGTTTCATAGACAAGGCCTTGCAACACTCCCACATTTTTCTTTTTCGCAAGCTTGATATCAATAGGAATGACGTAGGACACCGAGTAAGACGTTTCCATATCTCCTCTGTAATCGTTTCGCTGTATACGAAACCGAAGAACGTTCTCGTTTTTAAAGGTCTGTTCGGCGATAAATTCGTATTGCTCGCTGTTATCAGCATAGTCTCTCTCATAGGAGTATCGTGTATACCAGAAAGAGAGTTTGAGGGTGGGATTTACATCCCACACGAGAGAAATGCCCCGGTTATCTGAAGCCCTCATGAGATAACTAGCGGCAAGAACTTCGTTATCACCGAAACCGCCATAAATGGAAACATAGAGATCTGGAGTCAACTGGTAACTTATGAAAACATTATAATTCCAAGCCGATCCGCTCTCTCCGCCAAAGCGATCCTCCTGGTCGGCATAACGGGCCTCGAAGGAGTAGCTATAGCGATCCATGGTTCGCCCAATTCGAAGCCACCACGAATCTTCGCAATAGTCGTATTCGGCCGGCAGTAAACGATCTTCCATTGAAAAAGAGTCGTATCCTACTGTGAAATACCAGCCGTTGGCCAGCTCATAATCAAAATAAACCTGTAAAAGCTCTTCATAGGTCTGAGTGGTTCCTTCCGGCCGCCTGAGATTCAGGTTATCCTTATACTGATACCAGGAAATGTTTCCCTGCAGCCTGTCACTGAATGGGTAACCTATGGTTGCGCTTGTATAATCGTAATCGTGATAATAGCCCCAAAAGTCGGTGCCTGCACGAATTCTTGCGATAGAGTAGGGGATATTGCCATTCATACGCCCCCGTAAATAAATTCTATAGGCTTTATCGTCATCGAGGGCCTCCACCCTGTCTGTATCGCATAATCCATACTCAAGTTCAAGAAGGGTATGGGCCCAGGGCCTGTATTCGGCGCTGACAGTCCATAACGTGTCTTTCATGTCGGGTTTTTTCCCATAGGCTTTCCTTTCTTTCTGGAGCATATTAAGCCGCACCTCAAGATCGCTTCTTATTTTCTGGCTGATATAGAATCCAAACTCTTTTTTATCGGGATAGCCCCAGCGGCTTTTGAGAAAGTGAGCCCCGCCGCCCCAACCTAATTCAACAGGCTTTATGGCAAATCCCAGCCCCCGTCCATAAGACCCTAATGACGTAAGGCGAGACAAGGGATATCCCTGATCGCCAAGGTACAGGTCGAAAGTTTCAGTAAAGTAATTCAGCCAATACTCGTCAATATCGCCATAGATTCCATACTCGTTGACATCAGGTCCTCTAAAAAGGAATTCTATCCATCTCGTCCGTTCCTCATCGAGATAGCCCCACCCGCTCCACTCAATGTTAGCGCCGTCTCCTTCGCTATTGCCCATAGCGCTGATCACCAGTTCGGTGGGCAGAACATGAAAAATATCAAGTTCCCCTCCGCCCCTGGGAATAACATCAAGATCTACGATCACTGATGTGGAAATGGGACCTTCATCCCCGGTAGCCACAGCCTGAACTTCTACGAAATGATATCTGGAGGTGGTTCCCTCGAAAATACGTCCCTTCAATTTAAGATCAGCGCTCTTGCCTGGATCAAGAGTGGTTTCCGTAGGGGTAATTGTTGCCGGATACCTTTCGTCTCTGTCAGGAAGGTGGAGAAAGTAGGTTCGAGTCGTGTTAGATTTATTGATAAGCTGAAGGTCAACCTCATAGTGCTGTCCTCCTATAATGGCCACCGGTTTTTTTACCAGAACGATCTCCGTTCCTTCTACAGCGAGAATTGACACTGTAAATATCTCTTCGTCATGAACACCGTAATCCCTACGACTCTTTACGGAATACACCACTTCATAATCTTTTGCCTGAGCCGAAGGAGGAATCTGGAAAGCCACGACACGAGAGACGCTTCCCCTGGCCGGAATAGAGAAACGTCCTGGGGGCATAAGGGGCTGCCATCCTTCGGGAAGACCTATCTCTTCTATAAAAGTTTCAAGGCTTGGCTGATAGCTTGTGATAAGAACGCTTACGCTGATAATTCTTCCCGGCTGGGTACTTGTATGAAGTGACGATCTGGCCCGAACCTCCACTCCGTATCCTTTCGCCTGAGCCCAAGCCAGGCTCGAAGACAGCCATATAAACAAAACAAAACAAAATAGAGCCTTAATAACTCCTTTCTGCCCGATTTTTGTCATAGCGTCCACCCTCTTTATTTGAGTACCAGGGCATATTGAGCACCAAAAGCTTCATCCTCTCCGCCATCCGCTATGACCAACGCCTTATACTCTCCTGCCTTTACCCCCTGAAAGGGTATTTCAAAACGGCATGAACATT
This region of Aminobacterium colombiense DSM 12261 genomic DNA includes:
- a CDS encoding carboxypeptidase-like regulatory domain-containing protein, producing MTKIGQKGVIKALFCFVLFIWLSSSLAWAQAKGYGVEVRARSSLHTSTQPGRIISVSVLITSYQPSLETFIEEIGLPEGWQPLMPPGRFSIPARGSVSRVVAFQIPPSAQAKDYEVVYSVKSRRDYGVHDEEIFTVSILAVEGTEIVLVKKPVAIIGGQHYEVDLQLINKSNTTRTYFLHLPDRDERYPATITPTETTLDPGKSADLKLKGRIFEGTTSRYHFVEVQAVATGDEGPISTSVIVDLDVIPRGGGELDIFHVLPTELVISAMGNSEGDGANIEWSGWGYLDEERTRWIEFLFRGPDVNEYGIYGDIDEYWLNYFTETFDLYLGDQGYPLSRLTSLGSYGRGLGFAIKPVELGWGGGAHFLKSRWGYPDKKEFGFYISQKIRSDLEVRLNMLQKERKAYGKKPDMKDTLWTVSAEYRPWAHTLLELEYGLCDTDRVEALDDDKAYRIYLRGRMNGNIPYSIARIRAGTDFWGYYHDYDYTSATIGYPFSDRLQGNISWYQYKDNLNLRRPEGTTQTYEELLQVYFDYELANGWYFTVGYDSFSMEDRLLPAEYDYCEDSWWLRIGRTMDRYSYSFEARYADQEDRFGGESGSAWNYNVFISYQLTPDLYVSIYGGFGDNEVLAASYLMRASDNRGISLVWDVNPTLKLSFWYTRYSYERDYADNSEQYEFIAEQTFKNENVLRFRIQRNDYRGDMETSYSVSYVIPIDIKLAKKKNVGVLQGLVYETVDGEKRGISQVVLKLEGETSVTDEKGMFLFPALLPGTYLLEVDRASVGNRVPDQRVPITVEIAGYGEITSMDIGITDGASLNGMVVLVDPDSGKESVSSIEGEKGYVVGDTLKQDGTLEAGGLQSVLVEMANGDEVHRRLTDSWGRFLFEGLRPGKWVLKIYDINIPSSYRLEKPEQTLEIAPGDNLILEAKVLPRKRTIRFIEEGRVVMKRGEK